From a single Streptomyces sp. NBC_01264 genomic region:
- a CDS encoding globin domain-containing protein, whose translation MARCETRNHGFEGRGACRPTEMLEARHRMDAPPTRSARRGPSRIPSGDGEPEPSPEPSPDAVLIRRTLAEIAPVADKVTSYFYAVVFTGHPDLRGLFPAAMDVQRDRLLKALLTAAEHIDNPEVLTAYLRRLGTGHRKYGTRPEHYPPVGEALIGALAKYAQDTWGPETEAAWVRAYTAISQIMIDAAAEDEPKAPPWWHAEVVSHDLRTSDIAVITVRPDQPYPFLAGQYTSLETPWWPRIWRHYSFASAPRADGLLSFHVKAVPAGWVSNALVRHARPGDVLRLGPPAGSMVVDHSTDNGMLCLGGGTGIAPIKALIEDVAEHGERRPVEVFFGARSDDDLYDKDTLLGLQRSHPWLSVRPVVCDEGLAGQLPQAVATHGPWSSYDAFVSGPAAMIRSGVDALKRIGIPDERIWHDEVEELAGVAG comes from the coding sequence CTGGCACGCTGTGAAACCCGGAACCACGGATTCGAAGGCCGTGGCGCGTGCAGACCTACCGAGATGCTCGAAGCGAGGCACCGCATGGACGCTCCGCCCACCAGATCGGCAAGACGGGGGCCGTCCCGGATACCGTCCGGGGACGGTGAGCCCGAGCCCTCCCCCGAGCCTTCCCCCGATGCCGTCCTCATCCGCCGGACCCTCGCGGAGATCGCACCCGTCGCCGACAAGGTGACCTCCTACTTCTACGCCGTGGTGTTCACCGGACATCCCGATCTGCGGGGGCTGTTCCCCGCCGCGATGGACGTACAGCGGGACCGGTTGCTGAAGGCGCTGCTGACGGCCGCCGAGCACATCGACAACCCCGAGGTGCTCACCGCCTATCTGCGCCGGCTGGGCACGGGGCACCGCAAGTACGGAACCCGGCCCGAGCACTATCCGCCGGTGGGCGAGGCCCTGATCGGGGCGCTGGCCAAGTACGCGCAGGACACCTGGGGGCCGGAGACCGAGGCCGCGTGGGTCCGGGCGTACACCGCGATCTCCCAGATCATGATCGATGCGGCGGCCGAGGACGAGCCCAAGGCGCCGCCGTGGTGGCACGCGGAGGTGGTCTCCCACGATCTGCGCACGTCCGACATCGCGGTGATCACCGTCCGCCCCGACCAGCCCTACCCCTTCCTCGCGGGCCAATACACGAGCCTGGAGACCCCGTGGTGGCCGCGGATCTGGCGGCACTACTCCTTCGCCTCGGCCCCGCGCGCGGACGGACTGCTGTCCTTCCACGTCAAGGCCGTTCCGGCGGGCTGGGTCTCCAACGCGCTCGTCCGGCACGCCCGGCCCGGCGACGTGCTGAGGCTCGGTCCCCCGGCGGGGTCGATGGTGGTCGACCACAGCACCGACAACGGCATGCTGTGTCTGGGTGGGGGCACGGGCATCGCCCCGATCAAGGCGCTGATCGAGGACGTGGCCGAGCACGGGGAGCGGCGTCCGGTGGAGGTGTTCTTCGGGGCGCGCAGCGATGACGACCTGTACGACAAGGACACGCTGCTGGGGCTGCAGCGCTCGCACCCCTGGCTGTCGGTGCGCCCGGTGGTCTGCGACGAGGGCCTCGCCGGGCAACTCCCGCAGGCCGTCGCCACCCACGGGCCCTGGAGTTCGTACGACGCCTTCGTTTCGGGCCCGGCCGCGATGATCCGCAGCGGGGTGGACGCGCTCAAGAGGATCGGGATCCCCGACGAGCGGATCTGGCACGACGAGGTGGAGGAACTGGCGGGCGTCGCCGGCTGA
- a CDS encoding HAD family hydrolase has translation MTLLHLFDLDGTLMYGSASPVEISRQLGLSSEIAELERAFVARQLQPHQFALAVQQLWTDLTPAHVRAAFDGSPWLSGIREVWQEIRERGDYCAVISLSPSFFVELLLEWGAHAAHGSVFPEVPFTRLVDVAGILTPEAKVTVADQLCARFGVTRADCVAYGDSSTDVALFEVVPLSVAVNARPYLVERATHVYEGRDLREAYQLTGVARTGVEAS, from the coding sequence ATGACCCTCCTCCACCTGTTCGACCTCGACGGGACGCTGATGTACGGTTCGGCCTCACCGGTCGAGATCTCCCGGCAGCTCGGGCTCTCCAGCGAGATCGCCGAGCTGGAGCGGGCCTTCGTCGCGCGGCAGCTCCAGCCGCACCAGTTCGCACTGGCGGTGCAGCAGCTCTGGACGGACCTGACTCCGGCCCATGTCCGGGCGGCGTTCGACGGGTCCCCGTGGCTGTCGGGGATCCGGGAGGTCTGGCAGGAGATCCGGGAGCGCGGGGACTACTGCGCGGTGATCTCGCTGTCGCCGTCCTTCTTCGTGGAGCTCCTGCTGGAGTGGGGCGCGCACGCCGCGCACGGCTCGGTCTTCCCGGAAGTGCCCTTCACCCGGCTCGTGGACGTGGCCGGGATCCTGACGCCGGAGGCGAAGGTCACGGTTGCCGACCAGCTGTGCGCGCGGTTCGGTGTCACCCGGGCCGACTGCGTCGCGTACGGGGACTCCAGCACCGACGTGGCGCTCTTCGAGGTGGTCCCGCTCTCGGTCGCGGTGAATGCCCGGCCCTACCTGGTGGAGCGGGCGACGCACGTCTACGAGGGCCGGGACCTGCGCGAGGCATACCAGCTGACAGGGGTGGCGCGCACGGGAGTTGAGGCATCTTAA
- a CDS encoding GNAT family N-acetyltransferase, producing the protein MTPPHLTALPIRALTVDDLRHCADLSEDRGWPREDHKWGLLLAAGHGYGIDAPDGRGLATVCVVTRYGPPLADPELAAIGMVLVAERYARQGLGRRLMTYICDDVLKGIPLTLHATPYGRPLYEELGFETTGRAEMLLGSFSPDPAGPAQDAFRVRPAGAGDIPRILRLDAEVFGTDRTHLVTRLPAFTDLLLVAEDPSGELIGYGAIWPNMDTHVIGPLVARDTGTAQTLVTALAASTDRDLRTDVDVRHEELLGWLKDRGLGSVAFNAVMTRDIPAPPGDWTRRWAPITVAAG; encoded by the coding sequence GTGACACCACCCCATCTCACCGCCCTTCCCATCCGCGCACTGACCGTGGACGACCTCCGCCACTGCGCCGATCTCTCAGAAGACCGCGGCTGGCCCCGCGAGGACCACAAGTGGGGGCTGCTGCTCGCCGCCGGACACGGCTACGGCATCGACGCCCCCGACGGCCGGGGACTCGCCACGGTCTGCGTGGTCACCCGCTACGGGCCTCCACTGGCCGATCCGGAACTCGCCGCGATCGGCATGGTCCTGGTAGCCGAGCGCTACGCCCGACAGGGTCTGGGCCGGCGCCTGATGACGTACATCTGCGACGACGTCCTCAAGGGCATTCCGCTCACCCTGCACGCCACCCCGTACGGACGCCCCCTCTACGAGGAGCTCGGCTTCGAGACCACCGGCCGCGCCGAGATGCTCCTGGGCTCCTTCAGCCCGGATCCCGCCGGTCCCGCCCAGGACGCCTTCCGTGTCCGGCCCGCCGGCGCCGGGGACATCCCGCGGATCCTCCGGCTGGACGCCGAGGTCTTCGGCACGGACCGGACCCATCTGGTCACCCGGCTGCCGGCCTTCACGGACCTGCTGCTCGTCGCCGAGGACCCCTCGGGCGAGCTGATCGGCTACGGAGCCATCTGGCCGAACATGGACACCCATGTCATCGGACCGCTGGTCGCCCGGGACACCGGCACGGCCCAGACCCTCGTCACCGCCCTCGCGGCGAGCACCGACCGGGACCTGCGCACCGATGTCGACGTACGCCACGAAGAGCTGCTCGGCTGGCTCAAGGACCGCGGCCTCGGCTCCGTGGCCTTCAATGCCGTGATGACCCGGGACATCCCCGCTCCGCCCGGTGACTGGACCCGCCGCTGGGCCCCGATCACCGTCGCGGCCGGCTGA
- a CDS encoding GNAT family N-acetyltransferase codes for MADSASGLRIRPATAEDLPAIVAMLADDPLGATRESPDDLAPYAAALERLTNDPHQHVVVAVRADRVVGTLQLTIVPGLSRKGSTRSIIEGVRVHADERGSGLGTQFIEWAIEQSRAENCQLVQLTSDVTRTDAHRFYERLGFTASHVGFKLQL; via the coding sequence ATGGCCGACAGCGCCTCCGGGCTGCGCATCCGTCCCGCCACCGCGGAGGACCTGCCCGCGATCGTCGCGATGCTCGCAGACGACCCGCTCGGCGCCACCCGGGAGTCCCCGGACGATCTCGCCCCGTATGCGGCGGCCCTCGAGCGGCTGACGAACGACCCCCACCAGCACGTGGTCGTCGCCGTCCGCGCCGACCGGGTCGTCGGCACCCTCCAGCTGACGATCGTCCCCGGACTCTCCCGCAAGGGGAGCACCCGTTCGATCATCGAGGGCGTGCGGGTGCATGCCGACGAGCGCGGCAGCGGGCTGGGCACCCAGTTCATCGAATGGGCGATCGAACAGTCCCGTGCCGAGAACTGCCAACTCGTCCAGCTCACCTCGGACGTGACCCGCACCGACGCCCACCGCTTCTACGAGCGGCTCGGCTTCACGGCTTCCCACGTCGGGTTCAAACTCCAGCTCTGA
- a CDS encoding serine hydrolase domain-containing protein, which produces MDAALNDLAVLPATRRSLNHRIAVAQREGRSPSLVAAVVRGGEVVWEGSRTMVEGHGPDGNVQYRIGSITKTFTAVLVMRLRDEGLLELGDPIEKFLPGTGVGEVTVGQLLSHTSGLAAETPGEWWERTAGTLRPELSDVLGERPFRFEPGRRHHYSNPGYTLLGSLVEAVRGTSWDEALRAEVLEPLGLERTSAQPVAPHAGGWAVHPWADVMMPEPMEDLGLMAPAGQLWSTTGDLAKFAAFLVRGDARVLSAESVREMRTSATPPEPGLAELGYGLGMQLTQSGGRRLAGHSGSLPGFVAGLWLSEEDDVAAVVLANCTSGLPASTLAAELVGIVAEAEPRIPEPWRPLREADPVALELCGPWYWGTSAQAVRLTYDGFLELGPVGGSGRSARFRPEPDGSWTGLGGYYAGESLRAVRRPDGSVSHLDLGSFVFTREPYDPQSPVPGGVDPQGWRGIG; this is translated from the coding sequence ATGGATGCCGCTTTGAACGATCTTGCCGTCTTGCCCGCGACCCGGCGCTCGCTGAACCACCGGATCGCGGTCGCTCAGCGCGAAGGCCGGTCCCCGTCCCTGGTGGCGGCCGTGGTGCGGGGTGGAGAGGTGGTCTGGGAGGGGTCCCGGACCATGGTCGAGGGCCACGGTCCCGACGGAAACGTGCAGTACCGGATCGGTTCGATCACCAAGACGTTCACCGCCGTGCTCGTGATGCGGCTCCGGGACGAGGGTCTCCTGGAACTGGGCGACCCGATCGAGAAGTTCCTTCCCGGCACGGGCGTCGGCGAGGTGACGGTGGGACAACTGCTGTCCCACACCTCCGGTCTGGCGGCGGAGACGCCCGGCGAATGGTGGGAGCGCACGGCGGGCACCTTGCGGCCGGAGCTCTCGGACGTCCTGGGCGAGCGCCCCTTCCGCTTCGAGCCCGGACGTCGCCACCACTACTCCAACCCCGGCTACACCCTGCTCGGTTCGCTCGTGGAAGCGGTCCGAGGCACGTCGTGGGACGAAGCCCTCCGCGCCGAGGTGCTGGAGCCGCTCGGGCTGGAGCGTACGAGCGCGCAGCCGGTGGCCCCGCACGCCGGAGGCTGGGCGGTGCACCCGTGGGCCGACGTGATGATGCCGGAACCCATGGAAGACCTCGGGCTCATGGCCCCGGCCGGCCAGCTGTGGTCCACCACCGGCGATCTGGCGAAGTTCGCCGCGTTCCTCGTACGGGGCGACGCGCGCGTGCTGAGCGCCGAGTCCGTACGGGAGATGCGGACGTCGGCCACTCCCCCGGAGCCGGGTCTCGCCGAGCTCGGATACGGGCTCGGGATGCAGCTGACGCAGAGCGGCGGGCGCCGGCTCGCGGGCCACAGCGGATCGCTGCCCGGGTTCGTCGCCGGGCTGTGGCTGAGCGAGGAGGACGACGTGGCCGCGGTGGTACTGGCCAACTGCACCTCGGGGCTGCCCGCTTCGACCCTCGCAGCCGAACTGGTGGGCATCGTCGCCGAGGCCGAGCCGCGGATCCCCGAACCGTGGCGACCGCTGCGGGAGGCGGATCCCGTCGCGCTGGAGCTGTGCGGCCCCTGGTACTGGGGCACGTCGGCGCAGGCCGTGCGGCTGACCTACGACGGGTTCCTGGAGCTGGGCCCGGTGGGCGGCAGCGGCCGGTCCGCGCGTTTCCGGCCGGAGCCCGACGGCAGCTGGACGGGACTGGGCGGCTATTACGCGGGTGAGTCGCTGCGGGCCGTACGGCGGCCGGACGGATCGGTGAGCCACCTGGACCTCGGCTCGTTCGTGTTCACCCGCGAGCCCTACGACCCGCAGTCCCCGGTGCCCGGAGGAGTGGACCCGCAGGGCTGGCGGGGCATCGGCTGA
- the dnaB gene encoding replicative DNA helicase: protein MDDPWADSGPGDRLPARPRRNGEGRGRGDEQSDRGREGGSWDGGGGGFERVPPQDLDAEQSVLGGMLLSKDAIADVVEVLKGHDFYRPSHETIYQAILDLYAKGEPADPITVSAELTRRGEISKVGGAPYLHTLVQSVPTAANAEYYAEIVHERAVLRRLVAAGTKITQMGYAADGDVDEIVNSAQAEIYAVTEQRTSEDYLPLGDIMEGALDEIEAIGSRSGQMSGVPTGFTDLDSLTNGLHPGQMIVIAARPAMGKSTLALDFARACSIKANLPSVIFSLEMGRNEIAMRLLSAEARVALHHMRSGTMTDDDWTRLARRMPDVSAAPLYIDDSPNLSMMEIRAKCRRLKQRSDLSLVVIDYLQLMQSGGSRRPESRQQEVSDMSRNLKLLAKELEVPVIALSQLNRGPEQRTDKKPMVSDLRESGSIEQDADMVILLHREDAYEKESPRAGEADLIVAKHRNGPTATITVAFQGHYSRFVDMANT, encoded by the coding sequence ATGGACGACCCCTGGGCCGACAGCGGTCCAGGTGACCGTCTGCCCGCCCGTCCGCGCCGCAACGGCGAAGGCCGTGGCCGCGGGGACGAACAGAGCGACCGGGGCCGTGAGGGCGGCTCCTGGGACGGCGGTGGCGGCGGCTTCGAGCGGGTCCCGCCCCAGGACCTCGACGCCGAGCAGTCGGTCCTGGGCGGCATGCTGCTGTCCAAGGACGCCATCGCCGACGTGGTCGAGGTGCTGAAGGGCCACGACTTCTACCGTCCGTCGCACGAGACGATCTACCAGGCCATCCTCGACCTGTACGCCAAGGGAGAGCCGGCCGACCCGATCACCGTCAGCGCCGAGCTGACCCGGCGCGGCGAGATCAGCAAGGTCGGCGGGGCCCCCTACCTGCACACCCTGGTCCAGTCGGTCCCCACGGCGGCGAACGCCGAGTACTACGCGGAGATCGTCCACGAGCGGGCGGTCCTGCGCCGGCTGGTCGCCGCGGGTACGAAGATCACGCAGATGGGCTACGCCGCCGACGGGGACGTCGACGAGATCGTCAACAGCGCCCAGGCCGAGATCTACGCCGTCACCGAGCAGCGGACCTCCGAGGACTACCTGCCGCTCGGCGACATCATGGAAGGCGCCCTCGACGAGATCGAGGCGATCGGTTCGCGCAGCGGCCAGATGTCGGGCGTCCCGACCGGCTTCACGGACCTGGACTCGCTGACCAACGGTCTGCACCCGGGCCAGATGATCGTCATCGCGGCCCGCCCCGCCATGGGTAAGTCCACGCTCGCGCTGGACTTCGCGCGTGCCTGCTCCATCAAGGCCAACCTCCCCAGCGTCATCTTCTCCCTCGAAATGGGGCGCAACGAGATCGCGATGCGCCTGCTCTCGGCGGAGGCCAGGGTGGCCCTGCACCACATGCGCTCCGGCACGATGACGGACGACGACTGGACCCGGCTGGCCCGCCGGATGCCGGACGTCTCCGCGGCCCCGCTCTACATCGACGACTCCCCCAACCTGTCGATGATGGAGATCCGGGCGAAGTGCCGTCGGCTCAAGCAGCGCAGCGACCTGTCGCTCGTCGTCATCGACTATCTCCAGCTGATGCAGTCGGGCGGCTCGCGCCGGCCCGAGAGCCGTCAGCAGGAGGTCTCCGACATGTCCCGAAACCTCAAGCTCCTGGCGAAGGAGCTGGAGGTCCCGGTGATCGCGCTGTCCCAGCTGAACCGTGGTCCCGAACAGCGCACCGACAAGAAGCCGATGGTCTCCGACCTGCGTGAGTCCGGCTCGATCGAGCAGGACGCCGACATGGTGATCCTGCTGCACCGCGAGGACGCGTACGAGAAGGAGTCCCCCCGAGCGGGTGAGGCGGACCTGATCGTGGCGAAGCACCGTAACGGTCCGACGGCCACCATCACCGTGGCCTTCCAGGGCCATTATTCGCGGTTCGTGGACATGGCCAACACGTAG
- a CDS encoding MATE family efflux transporter — protein sequence MRQAPTAPKAAPRRHDREILALAVPAFGALVAEPLFVMADSAIVGHLGTPQLAGLGIAAALLTTAVSIFVFLAYATTAAVARRVGAGDLQAAIRQGMDGIWLALLLGAAVVAVVLPTAPTLISFFGASDTVAPYAITYLRISALGIPAMLIVLAATGVIRGLQDTRTPLYVAIGGFALNGGLNVALVYGAGLGIAGSAWGTVIAQCAMAAAYLVVVVRGARRHGASLRPDAEGIRACAQAGAPLLVRTLSLRAVLLIATAVAARLGDADIAAHQILLSLWSLLAFALDAIAIAGQAIIGRYLGAGDTEGAKATCRRMAQWGISSGIVLGLLVIAARPVFIPLFTSDPAVEDALLPALLVVAVSQPVSGIVFILDGVLMGAGDGRYLAWAMLLTLAVFTPAALLVPILGGGLTALWCAMTLMMLVRMVTLQLRARSGRWLVAGATR from the coding sequence ATGAGACAGGCCCCCACCGCACCAAAGGCTGCCCCGAGACGGCACGACCGCGAGATCCTCGCACTCGCCGTCCCCGCCTTCGGCGCCCTCGTCGCCGAACCCCTCTTCGTGATGGCCGACAGTGCCATCGTGGGCCACCTCGGCACACCCCAGCTGGCCGGTCTCGGCATCGCCGCCGCACTGCTCACCACGGCCGTGAGCATCTTCGTCTTCCTCGCCTACGCCACCACCGCGGCCGTCGCACGCCGCGTCGGCGCGGGCGACCTCCAGGCCGCCATCCGGCAGGGCATGGACGGCATCTGGCTCGCCCTGCTCCTCGGTGCGGCCGTCGTCGCCGTCGTGCTCCCCACGGCGCCCACCCTGATCTCCTTCTTCGGGGCCTCCGACACCGTCGCCCCGTACGCGATCACCTACCTGCGAATCTCGGCCCTCGGCATCCCCGCGATGCTCATCGTCCTCGCCGCCACCGGCGTCATCCGCGGCCTCCAGGACACCCGTACCCCGCTCTACGTCGCGATCGGCGGCTTCGCCCTCAACGGAGGCCTGAACGTCGCCCTCGTCTACGGGGCCGGCCTCGGCATCGCCGGCTCCGCCTGGGGAACGGTGATCGCCCAGTGCGCCATGGCCGCCGCCTACCTGGTCGTGGTCGTCCGGGGCGCCCGCAGGCACGGCGCCTCCCTGAGGCCCGACGCCGAGGGCATCCGGGCCTGCGCGCAGGCCGGTGCGCCCCTGCTGGTCCGCACCCTGTCCCTGCGGGCCGTCCTGCTGATCGCGACGGCCGTGGCCGCACGTCTCGGGGACGCCGACATCGCCGCCCACCAGATCCTGCTCTCCCTGTGGAGCCTGCTCGCCTTCGCGCTCGACGCGATCGCGATCGCGGGGCAGGCCATCATCGGCCGGTACCTCGGCGCGGGCGACACCGAGGGGGCCAAGGCCACCTGCCGCCGCATGGCGCAGTGGGGGATCTCCTCCGGCATCGTCCTGGGCCTCCTCGTGATCGCGGCCCGACCGGTGTTCATCCCGCTCTTCACCAGCGATCCCGCCGTCGAGGACGCCCTGCTGCCGGCCCTGCTCGTGGTGGCCGTCTCGCAGCCCGTCTCCGGCATCGTCTTCATCCTCGACGGGGTTCTGATGGGCGCGGGCGACGGACGCTACCTGGCCTGGGCCATGCTCCTGACCCTCGCGGTCTTCACCCCGGCCGCCCTGCTCGTACCGATCCTGGGCGGCGGGTTGACGGCCCTCTGGTGCGCCATGACGCTGATGATGCTGGTCCGCATGGTCACCCTCCAGCTGCGCGCCCGCTCGGGCCGCTGGCTGGTCGCCGGCGCCACGCGATAG
- the rplI gene encoding 50S ribosomal protein L9 has translation MKIILTHEVSGLGTAGDVVDVKDGYARNYLVPRGFAIRWTKGGEKDVAQIRRARKIHEIATIEQANEFKAKLENVKVRLATRAGDAGRLFGSVTPSDIATAIEASGGPKVDKRRVELGSPIKTLGSYQVSVRLHADVAATVGIEVVAA, from the coding sequence ATGAAGATCATCCTGACCCACGAGGTCTCTGGCCTCGGCACCGCTGGCGACGTCGTCGACGTCAAGGACGGTTACGCTCGCAACTACCTGGTCCCGCGTGGTTTCGCGATCCGCTGGACCAAGGGTGGCGAGAAGGACGTGGCGCAGATCCGCCGCGCCCGCAAGATCCACGAGATCGCGACGATCGAGCAGGCCAACGAGTTCAAGGCCAAGCTCGAGAACGTCAAGGTCCGTCTGGCCACCCGCGCGGGTGACGCCGGTCGTCTCTTCGGTTCCGTCACGCCCTCCGACATCGCCACGGCGATCGAGGCGTCCGGTGGCCCGAAGGTCGACAAGCGCCGCGTGGAGCTGGGCTCCCCGATCAAGACCCTCGGCTCGTACCAGGTCTCCGTGCGTCTGCACGCCGACGTGGCCGCGACCGTCGGCATCGAGGTCGTCGCCGCCTAA
- the rpsR gene encoding 30S ribosomal protein S18, which yields MAKPPVRKPKKKVCAFCKDKTAYVDYKDTNMLRKFISDRGKIRARRVTGNCTQHQRDVATAVKNSREMALLPYTSTAR from the coding sequence ATGGCGAAGCCGCCTGTGCGCAAGCCTAAGAAGAAGGTCTGCGCGTTCTGCAAGGACAAGACCGCGTACGTGGACTACAAGGACACGAACATGCTGCGGAAGTTCATTTCCGACCGTGGCAAGATCCGTGCCCGCCGCGTCACCGGCAACTGCACGCAGCACCAGCGTGACGTCGCCACGGCTGTGAAGAACAGCCGTGAGATGGCACTGCTGCCCTACACGTCCACCGCGCGATAA
- a CDS encoding single-stranded DNA-binding protein, with protein sequence MAGETVITVVGNLVDDPELRFTPSGAAVAKFRVASTPRTFDKQTNEWKDGESLFLTCSVWRQAAENVAESLTRGMRVIVQGRLKQRSYEDREGVKRTVYELDVEEVGPSLKNATSKVTKTTGRGGQGGYGGGGGGQQQGGGGGNWGGAPSGGAPQGGGAPSDDPWASSAPAGGQQQGGGGGGWGGSSGGSGGGYSDEPPF encoded by the coding sequence ATGGCAGGCGAGACCGTCATCACGGTCGTCGGCAATCTCGTCGACGACCCCGAGCTGCGCTTCACCCCCTCGGGTGCGGCGGTCGCGAAGTTCCGTGTCGCGTCCACTCCCCGCACCTTCGACAAGCAGACCAATGAGTGGAAGGACGGCGAAAGCCTGTTCCTGACCTGCTCGGTCTGGCGCCAGGCGGCTGAGAACGTCGCCGAGTCCCTTACTCGGGGCATGCGCGTCATCGTGCAGGGCCGGCTGAAGCAGCGGTCGTACGAGGACCGTGAGGGTGTCAAGCGCACGGTCTACGAGCTGGACGTCGAGGAAGTCGGCCCCAGCCTGAAGAACGCCACGTCCAAGGTCACCAAGACCACTGGTCGCGGTGGCCAGGGTGGGTACGGCGGCGGTGGCGGCGGTCAGCAGCAGGGCGGCGGCGGTGGCAACTGGGGCGGAGCCCCCAGTGGCGGCGCCCCCCAGGGCGGCGGAGCTCCCTCCGACGACCCCTGGGCGTCCAGTGCGCCGGCCGGCGGCCAGCAGCAGGGCGGCGGCGGTGGCGGTTGGGGCGGAAGCTCCGGCGGCTCCGGCGGTGGCTACTCGGACGAGCCGCCCTTCTAG
- the rpsF gene encoding 30S ribosomal protein S6: MRHYEVMVILDPDLEERAVSPLIENFLSVVREGNGKVEKVDTWGRRRLAYEIKKKPEGIYSVIDLQAEPAVVKELDRQLNLNESVLRTKVLRPETH; encoded by the coding sequence ATGCGTCACTACGAAGTGATGGTCATCCTCGACCCCGATCTCGAGGAGCGCGCTGTCTCCCCGCTGATCGAGAACTTCCTTTCCGTCGTCCGTGAGGGCAACGGAAAGGTCGAGAAGGTCGACACCTGGGGCCGTCGTCGTCTCGCTTACGAGATCAAGAAGAAGCCCGAGGGCATCTACTCGGTCATCGACCTCCAGGCCGAGCCTGCGGTCGTCAAGGAGCTTGACCGACAGCTGAACCTGAACGAGTCGGTTCTCCGGACCAAGGTCCTCCGCCCCGAGACCCACTGA
- a CDS encoding lipid II:glycine glycyltransferase FemX, translating to MSLSLRTISREQHLGYLQSLPSASHCQVPAWADVKNEWRSENLGWFDQSGELVGAALVLYRQLPKVKRYLAYLPEGPVINWYAPNLEEWLQPMLAHLKQQGAFTVKMGPPVVIRRWNSTAIKAGIQDPEVKRLRDVEASVIEPRAFEVSDKLRRMGWQQAEDGGAGFGDVQPRYVFQVPLANRSLDDVLKGFNQLWRRNIKKAEKAGVEVVQGGYDDLPTWQKLYEVTAERDKFRPRPLSYFQRQWTALNSEDPNRMRLYIATHEGEPLAAATMLTVGQHVWYSYGASANHKREVRPSNAMQWRMLRDSYALGASVYDLRGISDTLDENDHLFGLIQFKVGTGGEAVEYVGEWDFPLNKLLHKALDIYMSRR from the coding sequence ATGAGCCTGTCCCTGAGGACCATCAGCCGAGAGCAACACCTGGGCTACCTCCAGAGCCTGCCCTCGGCTAGCCACTGCCAGGTCCCGGCGTGGGCCGACGTGAAGAACGAGTGGCGTTCCGAGAACCTCGGATGGTTCGACCAGTCCGGCGAACTCGTCGGCGCCGCACTCGTGTTGTACCGACAGCTGCCCAAGGTCAAGAGGTACCTCGCGTACCTCCCCGAGGGCCCCGTCATCAACTGGTACGCCCCCAACCTCGAGGAGTGGCTCCAGCCGATGCTGGCGCACCTCAAGCAGCAGGGCGCCTTCACCGTGAAGATGGGCCCGCCCGTCGTCATCCGCCGCTGGAACTCGACCGCCATCAAGGCCGGTATCCAGGACCCGGAGGTCAAGCGCCTGCGCGACGTGGAGGCCTCCGTCATCGAGCCCCGCGCCTTCGAGGTCTCCGACAAGCTGCGCCGTATGGGCTGGCAGCAGGCCGAGGACGGCGGCGCCGGCTTCGGCGACGTCCAGCCCCGGTACGTCTTCCAGGTCCCCCTCGCCAACCGCTCGCTGGACGACGTCCTCAAGGGCTTCAACCAGCTGTGGCGCCGCAACATCAAGAAGGCCGAGAAGGCCGGAGTCGAGGTAGTCCAGGGCGGCTACGACGACCTGCCGACCTGGCAGAAGCTGTACGAGGTCACGGCCGAGCGCGACAAGTTCCGCCCGCGCCCGCTCAGCTACTTCCAGCGCCAGTGGACGGCCCTCAACTCCGAGGACCCCAACCGGATGCGGCTGTACATCGCCACGCACGAGGGGGAGCCGCTGGCAGCCGCCACGATGCTCACCGTCGGCCAGCACGTCTGGTATTCGTACGGCGCCTCCGCCAACCACAAGCGCGAGGTCCGTCCGTCGAACGCGATGCAGTGGCGCATGCTGCGCGACTCCTACGCGCTCGGCGCAAGCGTCTACGACCTGCGCGGCATCAGTGACACCCTGGACGAGAACGACCACTTGTTCGGGCTGATCCAGTTCAAGGTCGGCACGGGCGGCGAGGCCGTCGAGTACGTCGGCGAGTGGGACTTCCCGCTCAACAAGCTGCTCCACAAGGCGCTCGACATCTACATGTCGCGTCGCTGA